Genomic DNA from Salvia miltiorrhiza cultivar Shanhuang (shh) chromosome 1, IMPLAD_Smil_shh, whole genome shotgun sequence:
GTAATTCGGTTTATATGTTACATCTGGTTTAGTTCACATGAAAAGTGTAACCAAAAACATCATTCCTAAAATATCTCGACGATTATTATTTCCAGGAGGCTAGCTTTGCATGAGTTTGCCTAATTAAACCAACTTATTCTGAGGGCTCAGCCAAAACTCCATTCCTAATTTAAAGCAGGATTTCACCATGCATGCAGCAACGTAATAGTCCTCACCCAAAAAGGCACGAAAATTGCATGACACCCCGAAATCGCGAAAACTTCcccactatatatataaatctccaccatcaaaacaaaaaacacaatTCACCATGgaaaacaagaacataaatccGCTCTACAAAGAAGCACTCGCCATTGCCTATCTGCTGCTACACTATTCAGCCATCGCCGGAGCAGCCACCGCCGCCCCGCCTGGCCAATGGAAGCTTCTGCTGAACAACACCGGCGTAGTGGCGATGCACATGGCCCTAACTCACTACAACACCGTCCTCATGTTCGACCAGACGAGCTCCGGCCCCTCCAACTACCGCCTGCCCCGCCGCTACAACGGGCGGCGCTGCCAGAGGGCCCTAGTGGACTTGGCGGACCCCTCTTGCTACGCCCATTCCGTAGAGTATAGCGTTTCCAACAATAAGATCAGGCCTCTGTTCATCGAGCCCGACCCCTGGGCCTCGTCGGGCTCGTTCCTCAGCAATGGCACATTGCTCGAGGCGGGCGGGTTTGGGACGGGCTCCAAGCGGGTTCGTTACTTTAGGCCGTGTAAGAACAGCCTTTGTGATTGGAGCCAGGGAAGGAAGCATCTTACCAGTAAGAGATGGTACGCTTCCAGCCTAAGATTACCCGACCACAACGACCGGGTGATCGTCGTGGGCGGGAGTAACGTCTCCTCCTACGAATTCGTACCAAAGGCATCGTTGAATGAGAAATCCTTTAACCTCCCATTCTTGAAAAGGACTTATGATGCTGAAGGAGGCAACAATTTGTACCCAATTCTCCACCTCTCTCCAGATGGCCATATATTCATCTTCGCCAATACGGATTCTATTCTTTTCAACTACAAACGCAACAAAGTCGTCAAGACTTTCCCTAGAATCCCGGGAAAAGGCTCACGAACTTATCCGAGCTCTGCTTCGTCAGTGCTCCTCCCGCTGGACCACGCCGACCACTTTTTAAAAGCGGAGGTCATGATCTGCGGAGGAGCGGCCGCCGGGGCAGTCCCCGCGGCAAGGCGAGGGCGGTTTCTCCCAGGCCTGAGCTCGTGTGGCCGGATGACGATCACGGGCAACAACCACAAATGGAAGATGGAGCAAATGCCCGGCGCTAGGTTgatgcacaacatgatcatcctCCCAAACGGCAACGTTTTGATCATCAACGGCGCCGGGAGCGGCTGCGCCGGCAAGAACTCCGCCGCGCGCCCAGCGCTTCAGCCCTACCTCTACAAGCCGAAGAAGCAGCTCGGCCGCCGCTTCTCTCTCCTAAAACCCTCGAAAATCGCGAGAATGTATCACTCGTCAGCCATTCTTTTACCCGATGGAAAGATTCTGGTCGCCGGCGGCAACCCTAACAACCGGTACGTCTTCAAGAACGTGGCTCACCCCACCGAGCTCCGGCTGCAGGCATTCACGCCGGGTAACATGGAGGCGGCGTTCGACGACAGGAGACCGAGCAATGTGAGCGTGGAGCACGACGGCGGAGTGGCTTACGGAGGAGAGTTTTCGGTGAGGTTCATGATGAGGAAGAGGGCGTGGCACTCGGCGCGCGACGTCGTTTTCACGGCCTATGCGTCTCCGTTCAACACGCATTCCATCTCCATGGATCAGAGGCTGCTGGTGTTGAGGTGCAAGAATGTTACGGTGGCGGTGGGCGGGGCGGGGAAGCAGTTGTTGAATGCGGTGGTGGAAGCTCCGCCTTCAGCCAAGGTAGCGCCTGCGGGGTATTATATGATGAGTGTTGTTTATAATGGAGTTCCAAGCGTATCGCAGTGGGTTAGATTTATGCACAACTGACACACGAAGACCATCCAACACACACTAAATAAATCCTTATAATCAatgtcctttttttttttctttttcttttcccacTTATATTATGTGTTTATGTAATGCGGTTAAAGATTAGTACAAGTCCAACTCTGCTCTTTTAGTTGGACCTTATTTAAAATGTAATGcctttttattattaaattggaTATAAATTGTAAtgctttaattttataaaagaatGTTATACGGTATGCCTTATATGTGAGCACTATTTGTAAGTACATTCTCGTTTAGTCTTTaccattatttttgtttaatacATTTGTTTTGATTCTAATTTCTCAAAAATTATTACTCCGTATTAACGTAATTAATTTCATGAGTTACATAAAATTCAAAGTTCATTTTGTTCTTTTATTCGTGTATTTGAAGTTATAGGGAGGATGGACAAATATattgaaatttgatttttatacaaatttataaaattaatgattaaagtatattttttgatgtattaaaatcaaataaatgtataaaacaAAAAAGCAATGCTAACGTGAACTTAATGAGAGGTGCTCATATAATATGTATAGCTTGTAACATTATTAAATGCTGAGTAAAATGAAGGACAGTTTATctctcaaatttttaaattttttgtagACTGATAGTGATAGTGAACTAGTAGATTTATCCTCGCGATTCgcgaatttaaaaaattatttagtgaTTGTAAAATTtcttaaaaagtatataccataactttgaatttatcaacctattattagctaataaaagtgaaattaaatgataaaaaaaattatataccctagattgatggaataaaccatagttaataatcacaaaattaaactaaagcatataaagttgaaattgaagaaaatatatataagaaattaaacgaAATTAAAAATGGGAACAAATTAAGTGGAACATAAAGTATGATACACTAAATCTCATTCCAAAATTTGGAGGTCTCAGTGAATATATATTGAGTAATACTAGGTCTTACCAAATATTTTGTTGAAAGGCACACTTTTTAGGAAGGAAATCTCGtcaatttttgttaattaaagTAGTAGATgatgtatataaattaaaactacatgtgatatatataaaagcttgaaagagaaaattaaaataagaggTTAATTCCAAgtttatcaatatttttatattatgcttgaaaaagttataaatttgtaattttacatagcgtatttattttttttcaaaaatcagagttatactactccctccgtcccactccaataggctcgctttcctttttgggacgtcccactccaataggcccagtctaaaattggaaataattagggctttaATAAAATTCAATAGTTACTTAATTAAAAGAGATATACCCCTTAATCTACtcattcaaaataatttcactTCAGATTTTTCCCCTCTCTCCCTCCGGGAACCTTCCCCTTCCCCCTTGCCCTTTCCGTCAACTTCCCCACCGCCGCCGTTCTCCGTCaccgccgccccctcccccttctctctctcaaccGCTGACTCTCCAGAGCTCCTCCGCTTCGCCgtcgtcttcctcctcctcatcctccgtcccaggccaagcggaggatgaggaggaggaagacgacGGCGAAGCGGAGGAGCTCTGGAGAGTCAGCggttgagagagagaagggggaggggggCGGCGGTGACGGAGAACGGCGGCGGTGGGGAAGTTGACGGAAAGGGCAAGGGGGAAGGGGAAGGTTCCCGGAGAGAGAGGGGAAAAATCTGAagtgaaattattttgaatgaGTAGATTAAGGGGTATATCTCTTTTAATTAAGTAACTATTGAATTTTATTAAAGCTCTAATTATTTCCAATTttagactgggcctattggagtgggacgtcccaaaaaggaaagcgagcctattggagtgggacggagggagtagtacatTATTTTAAATACTATACACCTCAAAGACTACAACATATATGATATTCTATATTCTCTTTTGTAACTTAATACAATCaggattcatatatatatatatccctatatatatatattatatttaaatcatgatattattttttacaaaaagCAAAAATATTGCTCTTATACAACCAAGCAGCGGAAGGAATAATCTATTAGATAAACCTAACATGGaaaggaaaaatgaaaaaaaaacgtTTTACTACTATTTACTAACCAGAATCTATAACAAAATATATTAGCTTACCCCACCTCACCGGCCAATTCCCAATCGTCACTCCTCGGATCCTATTTaccccgccgccgccaccaccttCGGCGGTCTTGCAACCCAAAGTTCTGGTGTAAGCGCGCCTGAAATTTACTTGAATCACCTAAATTCATGGAAGGTCTGTATGTGATAAACTTAAGAGCAAATTCCTCTGCCTTATTTTCAGCTCATAAAGTGTCTGGTCATCAGCTCTTTAATCCCATACCCCCAAAATTCACATTTTTAAGGTCTATGCCACAAACCCACATGTtgaatctctctcctctcaacCAATTTTCAGGTTCCCCCATTAAAGCTCAACAGGTAAATTTATTCTAGGAATGttccttttcctttctttccCCTGCTGCATAATCGGTTTTTCTTTGTCTTTAGTAGCCATTCTTGTTTCTTAGTCATTTTAGATTTTGTAGGATTTGATGGGGTCTGAGTGTTAACTGCTTAGATAGTTGAAAGTTGCAATCTTTTTTTGCATTTGATTAGCtgcaataattttattgtatttgttTTGGAGTTTGATTAGGAATTTTTTGGTTGAAAAAACATTTTTAGTGGTTTTTGGTTGTCTGTTTTGACATTCACAATGATGATTCGTCGATAAAATGACCTgcaaataaaagaaatataaaagATGTATGTGAATTGAAAATATTGCATTGGGGAATGAGATCTCATGTTGAGTTTGTTGATGTAAACTAAGTTTATATCTTGTTATGTTAGGTTGAGATAAATGGTGGATTGGCTTCAGCGTCTGATCCTACAATTTCTAATGAAGATTTGCTCAAAGTTAAAGAGTGGGAAATTGGGATGTTGCAAGATGAACTGGCTGCTAGTCAAGGCATAAGTATTAGGAGGCGACCACCAAATGGACCGCCTCCTCATTACGTAGGTCCTTTTGAATTTCACTTGCAAAATGAGGGAAAGATTCCTTGTAATATTCTTGAAGAAATTGTATGGCACAAGGATGTGGAAGTCTCTCAGGTACTTTTATCTATGGGGATGTGCATGATTTTCGTTTCTGTGAATTCAGTCATTGAATGCACAACAATTGGATGTAGATGAAAGAGAGGAAACCGCTTTCAATGTTGAAAAAGTTGCTTGATAATGCTCCGCCTGCTAGAGATTTTGTTGGAGCTCTTAAGGCCGCCAATTCAAGGACTGGGGTTCCTGGTTTAATTGCTGAAGTTAAGAAAGCCTCTCCTAGTCGAGGGGTTATGAGAGAAGATTTTGATCCTGTAAGTCGCCCGTTTCTTTTTTCCTATATTCCGCTTATGGTTCCCATATAGTCTACGTTATATTTGTCTACCTCGTCAAACCTATGCTGTAAGGCTTATTAATGAGATGAGTAAGCAGTTATGCAAGTCATTTGGGCATTGTGTGACATACTAGCATTTGTAATTTCGGAATATTTTCTCAAGAACTTGGTGGATGATTCCTGCACATTTTAGATTTAGCTGTAATAGTATTTTTTGCTGGAATGTGCATGTGCATCGAAATTGACTCTATGTCCAATTTTTTTAGTGAACGTGGACAGACCGTTGTAGGAGCTCTCAGGCTAAACTGGTGAAAGGGGCTAGGACTGATCGTCACATGGATGGTCTAAACTCTGATCTTTACATGCATGCGAACATGTGCTTGCATACACACCAGTAGACTGTAGTGAAGTTCGTCAATAATGTGCCAACATGAAATGTGAAAACAAAGATGGGCTGACAAAATTAGTAGTTACACTTTGCTGCTAAACGTGACAACCTCTTAAAACATTTATGATACTAGTGAATGCAATCTCCTGACAAGAACATATACGATTTAGTTAGCAGATGCTCAGATCCTTATTGGAATAGGTGAGCATCAAGAATTCAAGTACTTGAGTTCGTTTTGTCATGTCTTTCGACCAACTAGTTCTTGATTTTTTACTTCACTTCTTGATCTCCTGACAAAATGTATACGATTTAGGTAGAAGATATTCAAATTCTTATTAGAATAGATCATGTGGGCATCAAGAATCCAAGTACTTGAGTTCGTTACGTCATATCTTTCGACCACCTAGTTCTGCTAGTTTGACTAATACATCTCTGACCTTATCCACCTCTTTAGACTGAtaagagaagaagaaaacttGGAACAGTATATAGAGCTGATCTGGAGAAACATATTTGAAATTCCTTTTCCTATTTGATTTCCTTAGCTACTGTCGAAGTTTTTTCCCCTGAGGGTGGAAATACGCTCTAAAATAAATTTCTCAGATCTCTTAACGACTATATTTCATGCATACTAGTCAAATGACTCAAATGTTACAAAGGACTGAAAATTTTTATGGTTTTCATGGCAGGTTCTGATTGCTAAAGCCTATGAAAAAGGTGGAGCAGCTTGCCTTAGTGTTTTGACCGATGAGAAGTTTTTCCAGGTTTTGCCCGAGTTATCTTTCTTTTGGCTTTGCCTCAGGATATGTGTCCTTCTACACAATTCTCATCTGGAAGGTATTTACTGTTGGGATTAATATAGGGAAGCTTTGAGAACTTGGAGGCGATAAGGAATTCCGGAGTGCAGGTATTTCTCATCCATGGTGTTTTTGTTGGATATAAATACAGAGCTCAATGCTTCTTTTCCTATCACAATCACGGATGAATTATTAAAATCTTTCAATTTAGTGCCCGCTCTTGTGCAAAGAGTTTGTAATAGATGCTTGGCAAATCTACTACGCCCGAGTTAAAGGTGCAGATGCGATTCTGTTGATTGCTGCTGTTTTGCCCGATTTTGACATCAAGTACATGGTTAAAATATGCAAGTTGCTAGGCTTAGCCGCACTTGTGGAGGttcgtttttttgttttttaatatcCATGCCATCAAATTACTCACATCACGTATTCAGTTGCATTGATTTCTGAGGCGTAAATGTAGTATCAAATTTCCAGTCTCTCTCGTAATCTGTGATTTTTATGGATGAACGAAATACCTGGAATTCAAATAACCAAACCAAACCTGCTTGAAATATTTAATCTGGTTCAGTTTTTTTGGATTTTCAGTTCtttcttttaaatttcagaTTATTCGGTTCAGTTTGgtttgtttgattttgaattttatataatataatattaattatttaaataatttaattctaattttaaccATAATTAGTAATAAAAAACATTCACTTTTTTTTGGTTCAGTTCTGTTTTGATTCTAAAATTTCGGATATTTCTGTTcagatttttttgaaaaattctgTTCGGTTCGACTTTAGCAAAAATCCGAACTTAAATCGGAATGTTCACtctattttttatgtaatttctTATCTCTGTTTCGGTCTCCATATTCTAGGTACACGATGTGAGAGAGATGGATCGTGTTTTAGCAATAGAGGGCATTGAACTAGTCGGCATCAATAACCGCGACCTAGGTATTTCATTTCACAAACTTGTTTGAATAGTCACAAAAACATTATTCAAAGTCTTATGTTCAGTTAGTTCTTCTCTGGCTAAAATTGGTCACCTCTACTCTTCTCAGGAACATTCAAGGTTGATATAAGCAACACTAAGAATCTTCTAGAAGGCGAGCGTGGAGAAAGGATACGTCAAAAAGGCATCATTGTGAGTACTGTCACGATTATTTTGTATTATCCTTCCAGTTTGTCTTGGTTTACTATGAGTGATAACTTTTCCACGCACACGAAAATCTTCAGGTGGTTGGGGAATCGGGGCTTTTTACTCCCACTGACATTGCATACGTGCAAGGAGCTGGTGTAAAAGCAGTAGGTGTCACTGACTTGTGAAACTATACTTGCGTCGTCTGTTTTATTTGTTAGTTGTTACTTAAAATAGATTCAACTAAAAAAGTGTACTCTGATGCGCGCAATGATGCGTTCTCCTTCGTCTTCAACAGGTACTGGTTGGTGAATCGATTGTTAAACAGAAAGACCCTACTGCTGGAATAGCTGAACTCTTTGGTAAAAATATTGCTTCATGATTGCATTAGCTAGTTTTGGTGATACTGCCGGTGAGATATGAGAATCGAATCTgttctaaaaaatttatttgtttgaGTTTTGCAAGCTGTGTGTGTGAATTAGTTGTTACTGAGTTGATAAAATTAGTGGCCCAAGGTTTGCATGTTCGGATACACCAATGCCTTTCTAAGTCGAACTGATTGTCTATTTTGTGTGATTTTACGGTTATTGCACAGTGACAGAAGTATGGTTTGTCCAAAGTGTACGTACACTTGTTTTGCCTTTATCACCCTAAGTGATCAAATATGTCTTGATCCGATCATTTTAGAACactaagggggcgtttactttggaggattagccttgatagataaaaatagtaaggctaatctcttatttactttgatgaattgaaattttgaaatatcctAAGGTCCTTGATTATCTTTATCATTCAAGCTAGTTTTCCTTGATTCTTATCAATGGAAAAGATGAGATTGAAGAAATtctactcttgaggataaaaatactcgatcatgcaaagtaaacgccctctAAATATGCATTTGATTTGAGGTACAAGGAAGGAATaaatttcatttatcatcttATATGATTTTATCTCGTTTGCTTTGACGTAATAAAAAATTCGGTCAAACAGTATAAAATTTTGGGCACACATTTTTCCCTAGTCAAAGTATAATTCTATACCTAAAAGAgtgaaataaatatatgatcattcaaaataaattatatataaaaaatgtggtGATAAACAATCATtcaattgataaatttatacttcATTAAAGTTAGCCCCTTAAATTTTgaggtgataaataatcattaatttaattgaatgaTTAAAATATGAGTTGAGTTATCCATCATGGATTAAATCATGCAAATTAAATACTTAgttaaattgaattaatctttTATTAGTAGTGTATTATTACTAAATCGAATCATGGGTTTGAAGTTGGAATCcgatatatatatgtgttttaattagtTAGAGATTAGACTTAGATTAATATTCAGGCACCATATCCTGCAATATTATCCTGGTTGGCATGCGACAAGAAGCATATTGTTTTCGGAGTTGTTGGCGAATCAAAATAGGTTTATTGGATTACTGTACTTGTTTGTAATACTTTAAtacattatttaaaattattactattataaagCTTAAAAATTTACATACACAAGTTAACCCTTAATCCTGATGCACTGTACATTAATAGTGGTTGACTTTTTTGGGATGCGACAAGCACTGATATTAAAATTTTGATCACATGTTGCACATTAATAGTAGTTGACTTTATTGGGATATATAAGAAGTAcactactatttttttaaaaaaaattaacgaagaaatttaaagattgtATGAACATTCACTCGAACTTTAAGCATTAATATTCAATTTACCACCGAATGCCAACACGCGCGCGCACACATGATtaaaatcctaattaaactgGCTGTGTTTGATCAACCATCATTATCAACAAAATCCCCTCTAAATATTTTTCACCTTGGAGTTGGTATGGAGAAGTTTGATATGGACATGGATGAATATGTGGTCCAACTCGGAGGCTTTTGGTTTACGCCTCAATTCGTGATCAACCATTTCAATCCACTCCCTACCGATGGTTACTTCTCCTAAAACAGGCATAAGTTGGCCCTCCAACACCCCCACGATCTTGTTCCCATCTCGGAGTTACAA
This window encodes:
- the LOC131005133 gene encoding aldehyde oxidase GLOX-like, whose translation is MENKNINPLYKEALAIAYLLLHYSAIAGAATAAPPGQWKLLLNNTGVVAMHMALTHYNTVLMFDQTSSGPSNYRLPRRYNGRRCQRALVDLADPSCYAHSVEYSVSNNKIRPLFIEPDPWASSGSFLSNGTLLEAGGFGTGSKRVRYFRPCKNSLCDWSQGRKHLTSKRWYASSLRLPDHNDRVIVVGGSNVSSYEFVPKASLNEKSFNLPFLKRTYDAEGGNNLYPILHLSPDGHIFIFANTDSILFNYKRNKVVKTFPRIPGKGSRTYPSSASSVLLPLDHADHFLKAEVMICGGAAAGAVPAARRGRFLPGLSSCGRMTITGNNHKWKMEQMPGARLMHNMIILPNGNVLIINGAGSGCAGKNSAARPALQPYLYKPKKQLGRRFSLLKPSKIARMYHSSAILLPDGKILVAGGNPNNRYVFKNVAHPTELRLQAFTPGNMEAAFDDRRPSNVSVEHDGGVAYGGEFSVRFMMRKRAWHSARDVVFTAYASPFNTHSISMDQRLLVLRCKNVTVAVGGAGKQLLNAVVEAPPSAKVAPAGYYMMSVVYNGVPSVSQWVRFMHN
- the LOC131005134 gene encoding indole-3-glycerol phosphate synthase, chloroplastic-like; translated protein: MEGLYVINLRANSSALFSAHKVSGHQLFNPIPPKFTFLRSMPQTHMLNLSPLNQFSGSPIKAQQVEINGGLASASDPTISNEDLLKVKEWEIGMLQDELAASQGISIRRRPPNGPPPHYVGPFEFHLQNEGKIPCNILEEIVWHKDVEVSQMKERKPLSMLKKLLDNAPPARDFVGALKAANSRTGVPGLIAEVKKASPSRGVMREDFDPVLIAKAYEKGGAACLSVLTDEKFFQGSFENLEAIRNSGVQCPLLCKEFVIDAWQIYYARVKGADAILLIAAVLPDFDIKYMVKICKLLGLAALVEVHDVREMDRVLAIEGIELVGINNRDLGTFKVDISNTKNLLEGERGERIRQKGIIVVGESGLFTPTDIAYVQGAGVKAVLVGESIVKQKDPTAGIAELFGKNIAS